The following nucleotide sequence is from Deltaproteobacteria bacterium.
CTTCGAGGCGGCCCACCGCGGCACCCTTTTTCTCGATGAAATCAGCGAGATGGATCCGCTCCTGCAGGTGAAACTCCTGCGCGTCTTGCAGGAGAGGAGCTTCATGCGCATCGGCGGGAACGAAAAAATAGAGGTGGATGTGCGGATTATCGCCGCCACCAACCGCAACCTTCACGACGAAATCCAGAAAGGGCGCTTCCGCGAGGATCTTTTTTACCGCCTGAACGTCGTGAACATCTCCATTCCGTCCCTGCGCGAGCGCAGGGAGGACATCCCGTTTCTGGCGCGTCATTTTCTGGAGTATTATTCGGCCAGGAACAACCGCATCTTTCTCGATTTTGCCGTCGACGCCATGGAGGCGCTGATCAACTATGAATGGCCCGGCAACGTGCGTGAGCTGGAAAACACCATCGAGCGCGTCGTGGTTTTGCACAACGCCTCGCAGGTGAAGTTGAAATTTCTCCCCAAACAGATCCAGCGGGTGAACCGCACCATTGCCTATTCGGAGGCGGTGGGGGGGATTTCCGATGAGGGGCGGGTGGTGCCTCTGGAGGCGCTGGAGCGCCAGGCTATCCAGATCGCCCTCATGCAATACCGCGGAAACGTGGCGCTGGCGGCAAAAAAACTCCGCATCGGCCAGGCGACGTTGTATCGAAAAGTAAAGAAGTATCAATTGGAGGAAGCGTAACAGTGTATAGCAAACAAGGAGAATCATTTTGACGAAGCAATTTTCGTTCCTGCCGGTCCCATTGGCCTTCGAGACAATCTGCCTCCGAGCGGCTTACGAAAATTGCGAAGACAAAAGGATTCTCTTTGTTTGTTGTTGTTGCGCGAACAGAAGAGGCATAATGTTGTGAGCGAGGATCGGACTTGTTCCGTCCGAGCGAACGGGGGGTGCGGGGGCGCCAGCGGCAAAGCCCCCGATATTATGATTCGCGATGTTCATCAAGAAAAACAGGTCACCGTCATAGTCCTCGAAGGGTCGCTCGAGGTGGGAAAGCAGGAAAAGCTGAAGGACGACCTGTTGAAACAAGTGCCTCCCTCCGACCCCCGGCTGGTGCTCGATTTTTCCGGCGTCGATTTCATCGACAGCGCCTGCCTGGGGGCCCTGGTCGGGCTGGCCAGGCGGTTGCGCGAGACAGGCGGCGACGTGAAAATCGCCTCGCCGACCCCCGAAGTGAAGTCGATCTTCCAGATCACCCGCCTCGACCGCCTGTTTGAAGTTTTTGCCACAAAGGAGGCGGCGGTCTCCTCGTATATGAAATGAAAATTGATTCCGGTCCTATCGCTTTTCGGATTTTTTCTTCCTCGGAAATTTTGCCCTCCCTGCAAAAAGCGCTCGATGAGGCTTGCAGGAGGCGAAAAACCGCCTTCACCCGCCAGTTCCGCCACGATCTGATCACCGCCGCAACCGAGGCGGTGGCCAACGCCGTTAAACATGCCGGGGAGCTTGAAAAAAACGGTTTTGTCGACTGCCGTCTCAAGATCGATTCGCGCCAGGTTGAATTTCGCGTCGAAGACCACGGCCCCGGCTTCGTCCTGAAAAAAATCCCCGTGCCGCAGTTTAAAAGCCTTAAAGAGAAAGGGCGGGGCATTTTCATGATGCGCCAGCTGGCCGACTCGGTGGAATACAGGAGAAGCCGGCAAAAGAATGTGCTTGTTCTGAAACGGCAGTTGATCGGCGCCGGCGGCGATTCGCGGGACCTCGATCTCGTCTACGAAATCAGCGACGCCATTCTGCAAACCGCCGACATCCGGTCGGTCTACAATATCATCCTCGACAGGGTGGTTGAATTTTTCCGCGTGGAGCGGGCCTCACTGCTCCTCTTCGACAAAAATGTGGGGAGGCTTGTCGTTGTGGCCAGCCGGGGGATGACGCCGGCGCTTGTCAAAGAGGTTCAGGTTCCGCCCGGCGAGGGGATTGCCGGGTATGTCTTTCAGCACGCCAAACCGTGCCTCATCGAGGATATTCAAAAAAATCCGGCCGGCTGGAAGCAGAAAAAACAGTACAAGAGCCGGTCGTTCATCTCGGCGCCGATGATCCTTTCCCCGTTGCGGCTGGGGGCCGAATCGATCGGCGTGATCAACGTCACCGACCGGATCGACGGCCGGCCTTTTTCAAAAAAGGATTTGCGCCTTTTGACCACCGTGGCCAACCAGGCCACCGCCTATCTCCACATGGTCTCGCTTTTGAAAAGGGCGCGCCATGCCGATGTGATGGGGCGGGAGCTGGAAATCGCCCGGCAGATCCAGCAAAATTTTGTTCCCGCCGACCGGCCGAGCATACGGGGTCTCGACGTGGCCGGCTGGCTGAAGACGGCGCAGTCGGTGGGGGGGGACTACTACGATTTTATTCAAAGAGGGAAATCTCCGGAGGAAGAGGAGGGTCTTTATATCGCCATCGCCGATGTGTCGGGGCACAACGTTGCGGCCGCCCTCACCATGGCCAATTTTCGA
It contains:
- a CDS encoding STAS domain-containing protein, with the protein product MIRDVHQEKQVTVIVLEGSLEVGKQEKLKDDLLKQVPPSDPRLVLDFSGVDFIDSACLGALVGLARRLRETGGDVKIASPTPEVKSIFQITRLDRLFEVFATKEAAVSSYMK
- a CDS encoding SpoIIE family protein phosphatase, with protein sequence MKIDSGPIAFRIFSSSEILPSLQKALDEACRRRKTAFTRQFRHDLITAATEAVANAVKHAGELEKNGFVDCRLKIDSRQVEFRVEDHGPGFVLKKIPVPQFKSLKEKGRGIFMMRQLADSVEYRRSRQKNVLVLKRQLIGAGGDSRDLDLVYEISDAILQTADIRSVYNIILDRVVEFFRVERASLLLFDKNVGRLVVVASRGMTPALVKEVQVPPGEGIAGYVFQHAKPCLIEDIQKNPAGWKQKKQYKSRSFISAPMILSPLRLGAESIGVINVTDRIDGRPFSKKDLRLLTTVANQATAYLHMVSLLKRARHADVMGRELEIARQIQQNFVPADRPSIRGLDVAGWLKTAQSVGGDYYDFIQRGKSPEEEEGLYIAIADVSGHNVAAALTMANFRSQLRTLLRYEEDPGRILTLLNDLLFDDLAKNDQFISMILARISARDRKVEVANAGHRFPVLLCGGKAALAPPFDSGTVLGAAKGEIYRSGPVVFKRHDWMVLYTDGVTETVNPEGVRLGIGRIQQVAEEKKAVSASRMIAALSHAVEDFRGGSPIADDVTLVAVKFE